GCATTGAGTCTTCTAATTCTTGCTGCTGCTGTTTTAGTTTTTCTAACGAACCTTCTGCATAGGTGACTTCCTCTCTGGATTGGCCAATTTTCCCTGCGCGACGCATAGCTGTGCCAGCCTGGTTAAGAGTCCCCTTCGTCATCCCCCTTCCCATAAATGCTCCTAAAAGAGTGGATAAGAAAGAGATGATGGAGCTGAAAATATTTTGCCATGACTGTGTCTGCTGTTTATCAACTTTTGTCTGGGCTTTATCTATTTTATCTTTAAGTGTGTCGATTTTGGCTCGATATTTTTCACGGATGGATGTTACTTCCACATCGCGTTGTTCGCGTAGTTTAAGCGCTACAGCTGCTCTAAAATCTCCTTCTGTCTGGTCGGAAGAGGCATTCATCTTCAGTTCGGGATAAGAGAGAAGGTCTAGTGTTTTAAATTCATAGAGGTATTGTTGGAAATCTTTCTGTATATCTTTGAAATTCTTCAAGATGGAAGGAATTTCCCTGAAAGAGGCATCTTGAGGCTGTTCTTTGGAAACAAGGGAGAAGATGTCAGGCATCGACTCTCCCTTACCCCAGTCTACTTCTCTATTATCTGCTGAAAAGGGTGCTACAAGAGAAATATTAGACCATTGGTCGATATTGTTTTTTGAACTGGTGTAGTGGATCTTAGCAATTCCAATTAACAGCGGCATGTATTCTACATCGCCTCTAGCATTCTTTTTAGCCACAAAATATTCTTCATAATCTTGGATTACGATGGGCTTTTGTGTTCTTGCAGGTGCTGACGGTGCCTGAGGTATCTGGTTAACAGCGGCCGTGATCTTGTCTATCTGTGGAGTCAGAGACGCTATCTGAGGCAAGGTCAAAGGCCCACGGAGATAAGATAAGGTCCAGCGTGTTTCAAAGAGGATAGGTTCCTGTTCATAGATGCTGTGAAGAAGAAAAATGCGGCTTCCACATTTTTTTAGTTTTTCGGCTAATGTAGAATTTGTCCCTGATTGTAGCCCTTCTATCACACGTGAGCGGTCCCTATCGGTTTGAAGTTTACCAATAAACCATAGGCCGCAGTTAGCCAATCCTTTATAATCTAAGTCTACAGGGTTTTGCGTAGCCAAAATCACACCAAAGCCATAAGCACGGGCTTGTTTAAGTAGTGTAAGCATCGGCATTTTTGAGGGGGGCATGCTACTTGGAGGAAAATAGCCGAAGATCTCGTCCATATAAAGAAGCGCTCTTAATGAGGTAGTACCCGGCTGGCGCCTTAGCCATGTGACGATCTCATTAAGCAGAAGGGTGACAAAGAACATGCGTTCATTGTCCTGTAAATGAGCTATGGAGAGGATACTGTGGCGCGGTTTTCCTTCATCAGTATAGAGGAGGCGCTGTATATCTAAAGGCTCGCCTTCCATCCAAGCGCTGAAGCCGGGAGCTGCCAGAAGATTATTCAGCGTCATGGACAATTCCAAACGGTCTTTCGCGGGATAAAAGGTATCAACATCCATCACACCTACCTTGTCAAAGGAAGGTTTTTGGATAGCATTGATGATATCGGGAAGGGAGAGGTTTTTTCCTGATTTCCAAGCATCTTCTAAGATGCGTGAAAGGAGGATATGCTCGCGGCTTTTTAAAGGATCGGCATTAATGCCGACAAGAGTCAGTAGCCCTGAGGAAGCAGTCATTACCCTATCACGGAGGGCGGCTTCATCTTTAATTAAATCCGGAGAAGGCGCCGAGAAAGATGATAGGATGGAAATGGGGCGTCCTGAAGAATTCGCAGGAGTATAAATGGCATATTCGACGGAAGATTTAAGGTTTGCTATGCGGGAGCTGTCTTCACCCCAGGAAGCTAAGCCGTCTTTCCATTTCTTTGCGGTTTTTTCGGCAAATTGTTCCGGCGTGAGATTAGCCCTCTCAGCCTCTTGAGGATCAATCCAGGGCAGGAATTCTTCTTTTGAAAGATGGGGAAATGTGAGCAATAAGTTGCCCATATCGCCTTTTGGATCAATAATAAGCGCAGGAATCTTATCTATTGCAGCGTCTTCTAATATGTCAATGCCTAGGCCTGTTTTACCGCTTCCTGTCATGCCTAATATGACCGCATGCGTGGTCAATTGGCTTGAATTCAATAATAGAGGCGCATCTTTAGATTCTTCCACCTTTTTTCCAATGTAGAAGACACCTAGCTTTTCATATGTGGCGCTGCTAAACATGGGTATTCCGTTGGTGTTTGATGAGTAT
This sequence is a window from Parachlamydiales bacterium. Protein-coding genes within it:
- a CDS encoding DUF87 domain-containing protein, with the protein product MFSSATYEKLGVFYIGKKVEESKDAPLLLNSSQLTTHAVILGMTGSGKTGLGIDILEDAAIDKIPALIIDPKGDMGNLLLTFPHLSKEEFLPWIDPQEAERANLTPEQFAEKTAKKWKDGLASWGEDSSRIANLKSSVEYAIYTPANSSGRPISILSSFSAPSPDLIKDEAALRDRVMTASSGLLTLVGINADPLKSREHILLSRILEDAWKSGKNLSLPDIINAIQKPSFDKVGVMDVDTFYPAKDRLELSMTLNNLLAAPGFSAWMEGEPLDIQRLLYTDEGKPRHSILSIAHLQDNERMFFVTLLLNEIVTWLRRQPGTTSLRALLYMDEIFGYFPPSSMPPSKMPMLTLLKQARAYGFGVILATQNPVDLDYKGLANCGLWFIGKLQTDRDRSRVIEGLQSGTNSTLAEKLKKCGSRIFLLHSIYEQEPILFETRWTLSYLRGPLTLPQIASLTPQIDKITAAVNQIPQAPSAPARTQKPIVIQDYEEYFVAKKNARGDVEYMPLLIGIAKIHYTSSKNNIDQWSNISLVAPFSADNREVDWGKGESMPDIFSLVSKEQPQDASFREIPSILKNFKDIQKDFQQYLYEFKTLDLLSYPELKMNASSDQTEGDFRAAVALKLREQRDVEVTSIREKYRAKIDTLKDKIDKAQTKVDKQQTQSWQNIFSSIISFLSTLLGAFMGRGMTKGTLNQAGTAMRRAGKIGQSREEVTYAEGSLEKLKQQQQELEDSMQTELSAIQQNVDPTALDIKKIPIAPKKSDISVQTIALVWWPAK